DNA from Mucilaginibacter mallensis:
TAGTTGTTAAAAAAAATGCTGCATTGTAAACAATAATGCAGAAATTTACGTTGTATCAAAAAGAGCCGTAGCAATTATTGACGGAATTATTTATTAAGGAATTAATTTACGGGCATATGGGGTTTGTTTTTTGTTTTTTAGTGATAGGGATAGTGATGGCGAGTTTATTATTGTTGATAGATGATCAACAAACCAGCAGGTTAGAGAAGATTTTGATAAAAGCCAGAAGTATACAGCCTTTGTTTCTGGTACAATCAGCCGAACAAAAATTACAGCGGTTGAATACTTTGTTGTATGGTAATATAACTATTACTGACGACGGCAGAACAATAGCAC
Protein-coding regions in this window:
- a CDS encoding thioredoxin domain-containing protein, with protein sequence MGFVFCFLVIGIVMASLLLLIDDQQTSRLEKILIKARSIQPLFLVQSAEQKLQRLNTLLYGNITITDDGRTIAQGRININEGARQIIISQLNALTNNYEYGRINIKDYHTGLNELLATIKKVKVLNFEQIK